From the Cyanobium sp. M30B3 genome, the window GAGGCCTGGATTGAAAGGCCAGGCAGCACCGACCCGGTGGTACCCGCCGCCCGGGCCTGCGCGGTGCAGGCGCTGCCGGTGGACACCTATCCCCTGCTCAACCCCAGCCCCTACTGCGACACCGCCGCCCTGATGACCTTTGCCTGGAACACATTCGCGGGGGTGCCCGCCGGCTGGGGGCGGGTGCAGGCCATCTGCGACTGGGTGCACCAGCACATCCGCTTCGACTACGGGGCGGTGGCGCCGGAGAAGACCGCCAGCGACACCCTGCGCGATCGCGCCGGCGTGTGCCGCGATTTCGCCCACCTCGCCATCAGCCTCTGCCGCTGCCTCAACATCCCCGCCCGCTACTGCACCGGCTACCTCGGCTACACCGGCATCCCGGTGGGAGAGGCGCCCGTGGATTTCTCCGCCTGGTTTGAGGTGTTTCTCGAGAGCCGCTGGCATGTGTTCGACGCCCGCCACAACATCCCGCGCTGCGGCCGGGTGCTGATCGCCCGCGGCCGCGATGCCGCCGATGTGCCCTTCCTGCGCTCCTTCGGGGTGCATGAGCTGCTGGGCTTTGCCGTGACCACCGAGAGCGTGGCGGCCGAACCGCAGGGGTTGAACCACTTGGTCTGAGCCGCTCAGCCCAGAACCACCAGCAGCGGCGGCGGGACAATGACCCATCAGGTCTTGGCCCAGGTGTTTGCACCCGGCACCGGGCGCCCGATTGCAGGGCACCAGGGTGAATCGGCTGATGGGCACCGGCGACATGCCCGGCCACCAACCGGCAGCCGGGCCAGGTGATGAACGACCTGGTGATGCTGTCCTCATCGCTGAGGGCATCGATGCACTGGGGGCACCTGGGGTGGACGGTTCCTGCTCAGATCGATGGGGATGGTGGTGTCGAGCAGGTCGATCACAGGGCTTCCCTGTCCTGCACCGGCAGCTTGTCGGCCTGCTGCGGAACTCCGCGGGAATGGGCACGGCCTGGCTGTTGCCGTTCATGAACACACGGCTGGGCAGCACATCCATCGCACCATCCCCCGGTGTGGACAGCAAGCCATCGGGCGCCCTGGCACTGGCCGCAGCAGCAAAGCCAGTGACGCCGCCCTGGAGCACCTGGAGCAGCGGCTCCGATCGGCTGGAGCAGCTCGTGCTGCTGATCGCCCTGCAGGTGGATGTCCCGCCAGAGGCGATCGCCCAGCTGGCCGCCCCGGCTGCCGATCCCCTGGAACAGAACCACGGCTGAGCAGACACATGCCCGGGGCCAACGCTCCGGGCTTTGTTGTGCGGCGGGACGGGCTCAGCCCACAGCCGGCCGGCGCTTCTGCGTGCTGACGATCGCGGCACCAGCAGCGGCCAACACCAGGCCGCCGCTGATGGCCAGGAACACCAGGGTCTGCAGCAGCAGCAGGAAGAGTCCAATGGCCGAGCCCGTTGCGATCTGCACCCTGGCCTTGATCAACAGGGTGAGCAGCAACAACACCGTGGCCTTGAGGGCCAGCACCTTGGCTGGGTTGAATGGGCAGAGAGGGTTCAGAAGCACGACGGTTGTCCTGGTGTCCCCATACTGGCGACGGGGCGTCCGGCCGGTGGCTTCACCTGGGGTGGCGGTGTCCACTGGGCCTCGCATCGCCTGCTCGCGGGTGCTCTCCATGCGGCATTTGAGTAGCAGCGGCTGGCCTGGGATCAGCTCGCAGGCCCGGGTAACTGGGTGATATCACAGGCCAGCACTTGATGGATGCCCGTTGCCTCCAGCACGGGTGGCTCTCTTGGTTTCCGCTGTACCAATTGGTTCCCGCTGTACCAACAAAAGTGCAACGCGCTCTTCGAGCACTTCTATGTGCGCTATCCCGAGCTAAATGCAAGCATCTACGTTGTGGTCGCTGGTCTGCTTAGGGGCGGATCGTCCCCTCAGTGGCATTCGCCACCATGAAACGGTCGCGGCCAGCAACCTTGGCAGCCAGCAAAGCATGATCAGCCCTGCGGTAAACCTCGGTGTACT encodes:
- a CDS encoding transglutaminase family protein gives rise to the protein MQGREFAVVAAVLLAIGCRLEIRCASATPLLALVHPHSSLLPELRSPERVQLQPDRTYELLSDSAGNRWSRLIASAGVTTFSYEAWIERPGSTDPVVPAARACAVQALPVDTYPLLNPSPYCDTAALMTFAWNTFAGVPAGWGRVQAICDWVHQHIRFDYGAVAPEKTASDTLRDRAGVCRDFAHLAISLCRCLNIPARYCTGYLGYTGIPVGEAPVDFSAWFEVFLESRWHVFDARHNIPRCGRVLIARGRDAADVPFLRSFGVHELLGFAVTTESVAAEPQGLNHLV